From a region of the Canis lupus dingo isolate Sandy chromosome 5, ASM325472v2, whole genome shotgun sequence genome:
- the HMBS gene encoding porphobilinogen deaminase isoform X2, translating to MSGNGTAAAAAEGNGPKMRVIRVGTRKSQLARIQTDSVVAMLKALYPGLQFEIVAMSTTGDKILDTALSKIGEKSLFTKELEHALEKNEVDLVVHSLKDLPTVLPPGFTIGAICKRENPYDAVVFHPKFVGKTLETLPEKSVVGTSSLRRAAQLQRKFPHLEFRSIRGNLNTRLRKLDELQEFSAIILAAAGLQRMGWQHRVGQILHPEECMYAVGQEGGCSVPVAVHTAMKDGQLYLTGGVWSLDGSDSMQETMQATIHITAQHEDGPEDDPQLVGITARNIPREAQLAAENLGISLASLLLNKGAKNILDVARQLNDAH from the exons ATGTCGGGCAACGGCACCGCGGCCGCCGCGGCG GAAGGAAACGGCCCAAAGATGAGAGTGATTCGTGTGGGTACCCGAAAGAGCCAG CTGGCTCGCATACAGACAGACAGTGTGGTGGCAATGCTGAAAGCCTTGTACCCAGGCCTACAGTTTGAAATTG TTGCTATGTCGACCACGGGGGACAAGATTCTTGACACTGCACTCTCTAAG ATTGGAGAAAAGAGCCTGTTTACCAAGGAGCTGGAACACGCGCTGGAGAAGAACGA AGTCGACCTGGTTGTTCACTCTCTGAAGGACCTGCCCACAGTGCTTCCTCCTGGCTTCACCATCGGAGCCATCTGCAA GCGGGAGAACCCCTATGATGCTGTTGTCTTTCACCCAAAATTTGTTGGGAAAACTCTAGAAACCTTGCCAGAGAAGAG CGTGGTGGGAACCAGCTCCCTGCGGAGAGCAGCTCAGCTGCAGAGAAAGTTCCCGCACCTAGAGTTCAGGAGCATT CGGGGAAATCTCAACACCCGGCTCCGGAAGCTGGATGAGCTGCAGGAGTTCAGTGCCATCATCCTGGCTGCGGCTGGTCTGCAGCGCATGGGCTGGCAGCACCGAGTGGGGCAG ATCCTGCACCCAGAGGAATGCATGTATGCTGTGGGTCAG GAGGGAGGCTGCAGTGTGCCAGTGGCAGTGCATACAGCTATGAAGGATGGGCAA CTGTACCTGACTGGAGGAGTCTGGAGTCTAGACGGCTCAGATAGCATGCAAGAGACCATGCAGGCCACCATCCACATCACAGCCCAG CATGAAGATGGCCCCGAGGATGATCCGCAGCTGGTGGGGATCACTGCCCGGAACATTCCACGAGAAGCCCAGCTGGCTGCTGAGAACCTGGGCATCAGCCTGGCCAGTTTGCTGCtgaacaaaggagccaagaacataCTGGATGTTGCACGGCAGCTTAATGATGCCCACTAA
- the LOC112671218 gene encoding histone H2AX, translating to MSGRGKTGGKARAKAKSRSSRAGLQFPVGRVHRLLRKGHYAERVGAGAPVYLAAVLEYLTAEILELAGNAARDNKKTRIIPRHLQLAIRNDEELNKLLGGVTIAQGGVLPNIQAVLLPKKTSATVGPKAPAGGKKATQASQEY from the coding sequence ATGTCGGGCCGCGGCAAGACCGGCGGCAAGGCCCGCGCCAAGGCCAAGTCGCGCTCGTCGCGCGCCGGCCTCCAGTTCCCCGTGGGCCGCGTGCACCGGCTGCTGCGGAAGGGCCACTACGCCGAGCGGGTGGGCGCCGGCGCGCCGGTGTACCTGGCGGCCGTGCTCGAGTACCTGACGGCCGAGATCCTGGAGCTGGCGGGCAACGCGGCCCGCGACAACAAGAAGACGCGCATCATCCCCCGCCACCTGCAGCTGGCCATCCGCAACGACGAGGAGCTCAACAAGCTGCTGGGCGGCGTGACGATCGCGCAGGGAGGCGTCCTGCCCAACATCCAGGCCGTGCTGCTGCCCAAGAAGACCAGCGCCACCGTGGGGCCGAAGGCGCCTGCGGGCGGCAAGAAGGCCACGCAGGCCTCTCAGGAGTACTGA
- the DPAGT1 gene encoding UDP-N-acetylglucosamine--dolichyl-phosphate N-acetylglucosaminephosphotransferase produces MWAFPELPMPLLVNLVGSLLGFVATVTLIPAFRGHFIAAHLCGQDLNKTGRQQIPESQGVISGAVFLIILFCFIPFPFLNCFMEEQCKAFPHHEFVALIGALLAICCMIFLGFADDVLNLRWRHKLLLPTAASLPLLMVYFTNFGNTTIVVPKPFRPILGLHLDLGILYYVYMGLLAVFCTNAINILAGINGLEAGQSLVISASIIVFNLVELEGDYRDDHVFSLYFMIPFFFTTLGLLYHNWYPSQVFVGDTFCYFAGMTFAVVGILGHFSKTMLLFFMPQVFNFLYSLPQLLHIIPCPRHRIPRLNTKTGKLEMSYSKFKTKSLSFLGNFILKVAASLQLVTVHQSENEDGAFTECNNMTLLNLLLKVLGPMHERNLTLLLLLLQILGSAVTFSIRYQLVRLFYDV; encoded by the exons ATGTGGGCCTTCCCGGAGTTGCCGATGCCGCTGCTGGTGAATTTGGTCGGCTCGCTGCTGGGATTTGTGGCCACGGTCACCCTCATCCCCGCCTTCCGTGGCCACTTCATCGCCGCGCACCTCTGTGGCCAGGACCTCAACAAAACCGGCCGGCAGCAGAT CCCAGAGTCCCAGGGAGTGATCAGCGGTGCTGTTTTCCTTATCATCCTCTTCTGCTTcatccctttccccttcctgaaCTGTTTTATGGAGGAGCAGTGTAAAGCCTTCCCCCATCACGAA TTCGTGGCCCTGATAGGTGCGCTCCTTGCCATCTGCTGCATGATTTTCCTGGGCTTTGCGGACGATGTACTGAATCTGCGCTGGCGCCACAAGCTGCTGCTGCCTACAGCTGCCTCGCTACCTCTTCTTATGGTCTATTTCACCAACTTTGGCAACACGACCATTGTGGTGCCCAAGCCTTTCCGGCCGATTCTTGGCCTGCATCTGGACTTGG GGATCCTGTATTATGTTTACATGGGGCTGCTGGCAGTGTTCTGTACCAATGCCATCAATATCCTAGCAGGAATTAATGGCCTAGAGGCAGGCCAGTCGCTAGTTATTTCTGCTTCCATCATCGTCTTCAATCTGGTGGAGCTGGAAG GTGATTATCGGGATGATCACGTCTTTTCCCTCTACTTTATGATACCCTTTTTTTTCACCACCTTGGGATTGCTCTACCATAACTG GTACCCATCACAGGTGTTTGTGGGAGATACCTTCTGTTACTTTGCTGGCATGACCTTTGCCGTGGTGGGCATCTTGGGACACTTCAGCAAGACCATGCTACTCTTCTTCATGCCCCAGGTGTTCAACTTCCTCTACTCACTGCCTCAGCTCCTGCATATCATACCCTGCCCTCGCCACCGCATTCCCAG ACTCAATACCAAGACAGGCAAACTGGAGATGAGCTATTCCAAGTTCAAGACCAAGAGCCTCTCTTTCTTGGGCAACTTTATTCTAAAG GTAGCAGCGAGCCTGCAGCTAGTGACAGTGCACCAGAGTGAGAATGAGGATGGTGCCTTCACGGAGTGTAACAACATGACGCTCCTCAACTTGCTCCTTAAGGTTCTCGGGCCCATGCATGAGAGAAACCTGactctgctcctgctgctgctccag ATCCTTGGCAGTGCTGTCACCTTCTCCATCCGGTACCAGCTTGTCCGGCTCTTCTACGATGTCTGA
- the HMBS gene encoding porphobilinogen deaminase isoform X1: MSGNGTAAAAAEGNGPKMRVIRVGTRKSQLARIQTDSVVAMLKALYPGLQFEIVAMSTTGDKILDTALSKIGEKSLFTKELEHALEKNEVDLVVHSLKDLPTVLPPGFTIGAICKRENPYDAVVFHPKFVGKTLETLPEKSVVGTSSLRRAAQLQRKFPHLEFRSIRGNLNTRLRKLDELQEFSAIILAAAGLQRMGWQHRVGQILHPEECMYAVGQGALGVEVRAKDQDMLDLVGVLHDPETLLRCIAERAFLRHLEGGCSVPVAVHTAMKDGQLYLTGGVWSLDGSDSMQETMQATIHITAQHEDGPEDDPQLVGITARNIPREAQLAAENLGISLASLLLNKGAKNILDVARQLNDAH, encoded by the exons ATGTCGGGCAACGGCACCGCGGCCGCCGCGGCG GAAGGAAACGGCCCAAAGATGAGAGTGATTCGTGTGGGTACCCGAAAGAGCCAG CTGGCTCGCATACAGACAGACAGTGTGGTGGCAATGCTGAAAGCCTTGTACCCAGGCCTACAGTTTGAAATTG TTGCTATGTCGACCACGGGGGACAAGATTCTTGACACTGCACTCTCTAAG ATTGGAGAAAAGAGCCTGTTTACCAAGGAGCTGGAACACGCGCTGGAGAAGAACGA AGTCGACCTGGTTGTTCACTCTCTGAAGGACCTGCCCACAGTGCTTCCTCCTGGCTTCACCATCGGAGCCATCTGCAA GCGGGAGAACCCCTATGATGCTGTTGTCTTTCACCCAAAATTTGTTGGGAAAACTCTAGAAACCTTGCCAGAGAAGAG CGTGGTGGGAACCAGCTCCCTGCGGAGAGCAGCTCAGCTGCAGAGAAAGTTCCCGCACCTAGAGTTCAGGAGCATT CGGGGAAATCTCAACACCCGGCTCCGGAAGCTGGATGAGCTGCAGGAGTTCAGTGCCATCATCCTGGCTGCGGCTGGTCTGCAGCGCATGGGCTGGCAGCACCGAGTGGGGCAG ATCCTGCACCCAGAGGAATGCATGTATGCTGTGGGTCAG GGGGCCCTGGGCGTGGAAGTCCGAGCCAAGGACCAGGACATGCTGGACCTGGTGGGCGTGTTGCATGATCCGGAGACTCTGCTTCGCTGCATTGCTGAGCGAGCCTTCCTTAGGCACCTG GAGGGAGGCTGCAGTGTGCCAGTGGCAGTGCATACAGCTATGAAGGATGGGCAA CTGTACCTGACTGGAGGAGTCTGGAGTCTAGACGGCTCAGATAGCATGCAAGAGACCATGCAGGCCACCATCCACATCACAGCCCAG CATGAAGATGGCCCCGAGGATGATCCGCAGCTGGTGGGGATCACTGCCCGGAACATTCCACGAGAAGCCCAGCTGGCTGCTGAGAACCTGGGCATCAGCCTGGCCAGTTTGCTGCtgaacaaaggagccaagaacataCTGGATGTTGCACGGCAGCTTAATGATGCCCACTAA
- the VPS11 gene encoding vacuolar protein sorting-associated protein 11 homolog, producing the protein MAAYLQWRRFVFFDKELVKEPLGNDGAAPAAAPASGPAASKFLCLPPGITVCDSGRGSLVFGDMEGQIWFLPRSLQPTGFQAYKLRVTHLYQLKQHNILASVGEDEEGINPLVKIWNLEKRDGGNPLCTRIFPAIPGTEPTVVSCLTVHENLNFMAIGFTDGSVTLNKGDITRDRHSKTQILHKGNYPVTGLAFRQAGKITHLFVVTTENVQSYIVSGKDYPRVELDTHGCGLRCSALSDPSQDLQFIVAGDECVYLYQPDERGPCFAFEGHKLIAHWFRGYLVIVSRDRKVSPKSEFTSRDSQSSDKQILNIYDLCNKFIAYSAVFEDVVDVLAEWGSLYVLTRDGRVHALQEKDTQTKLEMLFKKNLFEMAINLAKSQHLDSDGLAQIFMQYGDHLYSKGNHDGAVQQYIRTIGKLEPSYVIRKFLDAQRIHNLTAYLQTLHRQSLANADHTTLLLNCYTKLKDSSKLEEFIKTKSESEVHFDVETAIKVLRQAGYYSHALYLAENHAHHEWYLKIQLEDIKNYQEALRYIGKLPFEQAESNMKRYGKILMHHIPEQTTQLLKGLCTDYQPSLEGRGDREAPGCRANSEEFIPIFANNPRELKAFLEHMSEVQPDSPQGIYDTLLELRLQNWAHEKDPQVKEKLHAEAISLLKSGRFCDVFDKALVLCQMHDFQDGVLYLYEQGKLFQQIMHYYMQHEQYRQVIAVCERHGEQEPSLWEQALSYFARKEEDCKEYVAAVLKHIESKNLMPPLLVVQTLAHNSTATLSVIRDYLVQKLQKQSQQISQDELRVRRYREETTRIRQEIQELKASPKIFQKTKCSICNSALELPSVHFLCGHSFHQHCFESYSESDADCPTCLPENRKVMDMIRAQEQKRDLHDQFQHQLKCSNDSFSVIADYFGRGVFNKLTLLTDPPTARLNASLEAGLQRDLLMHSRRGT; encoded by the exons ATGGCGGCCTACCTGCAGTGGCGGCGCTTCGTTTTCTTCGACAAGGAACTGGTGAAGGAGCCGCTAGGCAATGATGGGGCTGCTCCCGCAGCTGCACCTGCCTCAGGACCCGCTGCCTCCAAGTTCCTTTGCCTCCCTCCCGGCATCACTGTCTGCGACTCAGGCCGAGGGAGCCTCGTCTTTGGAGATAT GGAAGGCCAAATCTGGTTCTTGCCTCGCTCCCTACAGCCTACAGGCTTCCAAGCCTACAAACTCCGGGTGACACACCTGTACCAACTGAAGCAGCACAATATTTTGGCATCTGTTGGTGAAGATGAAGAAGGCATCAACCCCCTG GTAAAGATCTGGAACCTGGAGAAGAGAGATGGTGGCAATCCACTCTGCACCCGAATCTTCCCTGCCATCCCAGGAACAGAGCCGACTGTTGTGTCTTGTTTGACTGTCCACGAAAATCTCAACTTTATGGCCATCG GTTTCACAGATGGCAGTGTTACATTGAACAAAGGAGACATCACCCGGGACCGGCATAGCAAGACCCAGATTCTGCACAAGGGCAACTATCCTGTAACTGGACTGGCCTTTCGCCAAGCAGGAAAGATCACTCATTTGTTTGTTGTGACAACTGAGAATGTTCAG TCCTATATAGTTTCTGGAAAGGACTACCCTCGTGTGGAGTTGGACACCCATGGTTGTGGACTGCGCTGCTCAGCCCTAAGTGACCCTTCACAGGACCTGCAGTTCATAGTGGCAGGAGATGAATGTGTCTACTTGTACCAACCTGATGAACGTGGGCCCTGCTTTGCGTTTGAGGGCCATAAGCTCATCGCTCACTGGTTTAGAGGCTACCTTGTCATTGTCTCCCGTGACCGGAAGGTTTCTCCCAA GTCAGAGTTTACCAGTAGGGACTCACAGAGCTCCGACAAGCAGATTCTCAACATCTACGACCTGTGCAACAAGTTTATAGCCTATAGTGCCGTCTTTGAGGATGTAGTGGATGTGCTTGCTGAGTGGGGCTCCCTGTACGTGCTGACGCGGGATGGGCGGGTCCACGCACTGCAGGAGAAGGACACACAGACCAAACTGGAG ATGCTGTTTAAGAAGAACCTATTTGAGATGGCCATTAACCTGGCCAAGAGCCAGCACCTGGACAGTGATGGGTTGGCCCAGATCTTCATGCAGTATGGGGACCATCTCTACAGCAAGGGCAACCACGATGGGGCTGTTCAGCAGTATATACG AACCATTGGAAAGTTGGAGCCATCCTATGTGATCCGCAAGTTTCTGGATGCCCAGCGCATTCATAACCTGACTGCCTACCTACAGACCCTCCACCGGCAGTCCCTGGCCAACGCTGACCATACCACGCTGCTGCTCAACTGCTACACCAAGCTCAAGGACAGCTCAAAGCTAGAGGAGTTCATCAAG ACAAAGAGTGAGAGTGAAGTCCACTTTGATGTGGAGACAGCCATCAAGGTTCTCCGGCAGGCTGGCTACTACTCCCATGCCCTCTACTTGGCTGAGAACCATGCACATCATGAGTGGTACTTAAAGATCCAGCTAGAGGACATCAAG AATTATCAGGAAGCCCTACGGTACATCGGCAAGCTGCCTTTTGAGCAGGCAGAGAGCAACATGAAACGCTATGGCAAGATCCTCATGCACCATATACCAGAGCAGACGACCCAGTTGCTGAAGGGACTCTGTACAGACTATCAGCCTAGCCTTGAAGGCCGAGGCGATAGAGAGGCTCCTGGATGCAGG GCCAACTCAGAGGAGTTCATCCCCATCTTCGCCAACAACCCTCGAGAGTTGAAAGCCTTCCTGGAACACATGAGTGAAGTACAGCCTGACTCACCGCAGGGCATCTATGATACGCTCCTGGAGCTACGGTTGCAGAACTGGGCCCATGAGAAAGATCCACAG GTCAAAGAGAAACTTCATGCAGAGGCCATCTCCCTGCTGAAGAGCGGCCGCTTTTGTGACGTCTTTGACAAAGCCCTGGTCCTCTGCCAGATGCATGACTTTCAGGATGGGGTCCTTTACCTCTATGAACAGGGGAAGCT GTTCCAGCAGATCATGCACTACTACATGCAGCACGAGCAGTACCGGCAGGTGATCGCTGTGTGTGAGCGCCATGGGGAGCAGGAGCCCTCCCTATGGGAACAGGCGCTCAGCTACTTTGCCCGGAAGGAGGAGGACTGCAAGGAGTATGTGGCAGCAGTGCTTAAGCACATTGAGAGCAAGAACCTCATGCCACCCCTTCTGG TGGTGCAGACACTGGCCCACAACTCAACAGCTACCCTGTCTGTCATCCGGGATTACCTGGTCCAAAAACTGCAGAAACAGAGCCAGCAGATCTCACAGGATGAGCTCCGGGTGCGACGGTACCGAGAGGAGACCACCCGCATCCGCCAGGAGATCCAGGAGCTCAAGGCGAG TCCAAAGATTTTCCAGAAGACCAAGTGCAGCATCTGTAACAGTGCCTTGGAGTTGCCCTCAGTCCACTTCCTCTGCGGCCACTCCTTCCACCAACACTGCTTTGAGAGTTACTCGGAAAGTGATGCCGAttgccccacctgcctccctgaaAACCGGAAGGTCATGGATATGATTCGGGCCCAGGAACAGAAACGCGATCTCCACGATCAGTTCCAGCACCAG CTCAAGTGCTCGAATGATAGCTTCTCTGTGATTGCGGACTACTTTGGCCGAGGTGTTTTCAACAAATTGACTCTGCTGACCGACCCTCCCACGGCCAGGCTGAACGCAAGCCTGGAGGCTGGGCTGCAACGGGACTTGCTCATGCACTCCAGGAGGGGCACTTAA